A part of Mobula hypostoma unplaced genomic scaffold, sMobHyp1.1 scaffold_163, whole genome shotgun sequence genomic DNA contains:
- the LOC134341789 gene encoding RING finger protein 212B-like has protein sequence MDWFHCNKCYQKPASTICFSISSCQHILCHKCIGRDKCSVCGLACKYLPLSDKMAAHERMYFRKPSDVCRKYLEHIAQVTKFQRKQTEILLAFYKHKLSRMELALQEAQSKIRMQEKESEALKNQVSDMKKMLALNK, from the exons ATGGATTGGTTCCACTGCAATAAGTGCTACCAGAAGCCTGCAAGCACCATCTGCTTCAGCATCTCCAGCTGTCAGCATATCCTCTGCCACAAGTGCATCGGTCGAG ATAAATGCAGTGTCTGTGGATTAGCCTGCAAGTACTTGCCGCTATCAGACAAA ATGGCGGCCCATGAACGAATGTACTTCAGGAAACCATCAGACGTCTGTCGGAAATACCTGGAGCACATCGCGCAG GTGACCAAATTCCAGCGGAAGCAGACTGAGATACTCCTTGCCTTCTACAAGCACAAGCTTTCTAGAATGGAGTTGGCTCTGCAGGAGGCCCAGAGCAAAATCCGAATGCAGGAGAA GGAATCAGAAGCACTGAAGAACCAGGTTAGCGACATGAAGAAGATGTTAGCCCTCAACAAG